The Mytilus edulis chromosome 12, xbMytEdul2.2, whole genome shotgun sequence genome contains a region encoding:
- the LOC139498427 gene encoding uncharacterized protein: MEYKNKIKGRDKSWSNVSSTKISSAHWPFRYCDIVEVESCEEIFGTELLDQIQAKNTLHCINSWNGTQMVKSRQMISRRELNYENSHNQAKNLFNVLLLKHFEESFVSQQGVSLPPFEIYVAPGCYVKYKPKVDICLLGQTCDRTICLNIIENGSKQNIEDSMYQTMFCTLSGCSSTAYCFVIKETFGGCFKVYAGKIEWPPEMLQMMMICGSDVSRQLGFNHCIHSRPISAKYAYLGTINTNEDDCPTMSLFLNTIDSLSLINVPRFLPLTQSMQSVVDKRKTTHKHISKCILDREKGCNDKFEESASIS; this comes from the exons ATGGAATACAAGAATAAGATAAAAGGAAGAGACAAAAGCTG gTCAAATGTATCCTCTACCAAAATTTCATCAGCTCACTGGCCTTTTAGATATTGTGATATCGTAGAAGTAGAATCTTGTGAGGAAATTTTTGGAACAGAATTATTGGACCAAATACAGGCTAAAAatacattgcattgtataaaCTCATGGAATGGAACACA GATGGTGAAAAGCCGACAGATGATATCCAGGCGTGAATTGAACTATGAAAATTCTCATAATCAAGCTAAAAACCTTTTCAATGTActtcttttgaaacattttgaaGAAAGTTTTGTCTCGCAACAAGGTGTTAGCTTGCCACCATTTGAGATATATGTAGCTCCTGGTTGTTATGTAAAATATAAGCCAAAAGTTGATATTTGTTTATTGGGCCAAACTTGTGATAGAACTATCTGCCTGAACATAATTGAAAAT GGTTCAAAGCAGAATATTGAAGATAGTATGTACCAGACAATGTTTTGCACATTAAGTGGATGTAGCTCGACAGCCTACTGCTTTGTAATAAAAGAAACATTTGGAGGATGTTTCAAG GTGTATGCTGGGAAAATTGAATGGCCGCCAGAGATGTTACAAATGATGATGATTTGTGGTAGTGATGTTTCTAGACAATTAGGATTTAATCATTGCATTCATTCTCGACCAATAAGTGCGAAATATGCATACCTTGGAACAATAAATACCAATGAAGACGATTGTCCAACAATGTCTCTGTTTCTTAATACAATAGATTCACTGTCATTGATTAATGTGCCTCGTTTTCTACCTCTAACTCAAAGTATGCAAAGTGTTGTggacaaaagaaaaacaacacacaagcatatttcaaaatgtatacttGATAGAGAAAAAGGGTGCAATGACAAATTTGAAGAAAGTGCATCAATAAGCTAG